The Scylla paramamosain isolate STU-SP2022 chromosome 47, ASM3559412v1, whole genome shotgun sequence DNA window TTTGCTAGTTAGGGAGGGGTGGTGGGCATTGCGGTCTTCTGTAATGTAAGGTGGTGTGCTCTGGGAGGCTGCATCATGGAGATCTGTGACAGGTGGATACAGCCGGCGTGGTGGTAGGTGGATGGTAGCTAGATTAATGGCGCCAGTGTTTGTTTCCAGCATAACTTGTAAGAAATTCGTGTCGTAATTGTTTGTCACTTTGTGTTTCAGGTGTTCCCTGACTAGCGTTGCAGATCCGTCGTGCAGTCCGCCGCTACAGTTGACGAGGTAAGTAGCATTATATCCCTGTACTTTGATCGTTTCTGTAGATTTTAGGCTGTAActgttgataaaaaaatatatttatgaatttaatttcctgcaAGTATTACTAAGCAACCTCTTGTTATTTCTCCAATGATGTACATTGTGCTATGTATGGTGGCATCCATACATATATCTATGTTATTATTGAGAGAAGTGTTTCATCATTGTTTTGCTTGGTAGACGCATGAACACCCATGGACTCTCTCCTTTGCCCCTTTTATTGATGTCTTAGCTCAAGTTCTCTTACAACAAGCAGTTCTgccgattttttttctttttttctctcccgctCTTCTTCTTTTGACACGGACTCTTGAGGACGTGGGGAACTCGGGTGTTCTTGGCGCCCTACCGTGGTAGGCAAACCACACTCCCAACAAAAACACGCCCAAGCCAGCCAAGCTACAACAAAGGCCCAAGTCACCTATgcaggcgacacacacacacacacacacacacacacacacactagttatCGTTGTGATTGTGACTAGtaaagatactactactactactactactactactactactactactactactactactactactactactgctactactactactgttattaaataataattatgttgataaaaataatgattttAGTAATTGCGATaataatgttactttttttttttatgtaggaaggatactggccaagggcaacaaaaatctaataaaaaaaaatgcccactgaaatgccagttccataaaagggtcaaagcagtggtcaaaaattggtggataagtgtcttgaaacctccctcttgaaggaattcaagtcataggaaggtggaaatacagaagaaggcagggagttccagagtttaccagagaaagggatgaatgattgagaatactggttaactcttgcgttagagaggtggacagaatagggatgaaagaagaaagtcttgtgcagcgaggccgcggaaggaggcgaggcatgcagttagcaagatcagaagagcagttggcatgaaaatagcggtagaagacagctagatatgcaacattgcggcggtgagagaggggctgaagacagtcagttagaggagaggagttgatgagacgaaaagcttttgattccacccagtctagaagagcagtatgagtggaacccccccagacatgtgaagcatactccatacatggacggataaggcccttgtacagagttagcagctggggggggtgagaaaaactggcggagacgtctcagaacacctaacttcatagaagctgttttaggtagagatgagatgtgaagtttccagttcagattataaagtaaaggacagaccgaggatgttcagtgtagaagagggggacagttgagtgtcattgaagaagaggggatagttgtctggaaggttgtgtcgagttgatagatggaggaattgagtttttgaggcattgaacaataccaagtttgctctgccccaatcagaaattttagaaagatcagaagtcaggcgttctgtggcttccctgcgtgatgtttatctcctgaagggttggacgtctatgaaaagacgtggaaaagtgcagggtggtatcatcagcataggagtggataggacaagaagtttggtttagaagatcattaatgaataataagaagagagtgggtgacaggacagaaccctgaggaacaccactgttaatagatttaggagaagaacagtgaccgtctaccacagcagcaatagaacggtcagaaaggaagcttgagatgaagttacagagagaaggatagaaaccgtaggaggctagtgtggaaatcaaagctttgtgccagactctatcaaaggcttttgatatgtccaaggcaacagcaaaagtttcaccaaagtctctaaaagaggatgaccaagactcagtaaggaaagccagatcaccagtagagcggccttgacggaacccatactggcgatcagattgaaggttgtgaagtgatagatgtttaagaatcttcctgttgaggatagattcaaaaactttagataagcaggaaattaaagcaataggacggtagtttgagggattagagcggtcaccctttttaggaacaggttgaatgtaggcaaacttccagcaagaaggaaaggtagatgttgacagacagagctgaaagagtttgactaggcaaggtgcaagcacggaggcacagtttcggagaacaataggagggaccccatcaggtccataagccttccgagggtttagaccagcgagggcatggaaaacatcattacgaagaattttaatacgtggtatgaagtagtcagagggtggaggagagggaggaacaagcccagaatcgtccaaggtagagtttttagcaaaggtttgagcaaagagttcagctttagaaatagatgtgatagcagtggtgccatctggttgaagtagaggagggaaagaagaagaagcaaagttattggagatatatttggctagatgccagaaatcacgaggggagttagatcttgaaaggttttgacattttctgttaatgaaggagtttttggctagttggagaacagacttggcatggttttgggcagaaatataaagtgcatgagattctggtgatggaaggcttaagtaccttttgtgggccacctctctatcatgtatagtacgagaacaagctgtgttaaaccaaggtttagaaggtttaggacgagaaaaagagtgaggaatgtacgcctccatgccagacactatcacctctgttatgcgctcagcacacaaagacgggtctctgacacggaagcagtggtcattccaaggaaaatcagcaaaatacctcctcaggtccccccaactagcagaggcaaaacgccagaggcaccttcgcttagggagatcctgaggagggattggagtgataggacaagataaagatatgagattgtgatcggaggagcccaacggagaagaaaggatgacagcataagcagaaggattagaggtcaggaaaaggtcaagaatgttgggcgtatctccaagacggtcaggaatacgagtagggtgttgcaccaattgctctaggtcatggaggatagcaaagttgtaggctagttcaccaggatggtcagtgaagggagaggaaagccaaagctggtggtgaacattgaagtctccaagaatggagatctctgcaaaagggaagagggtcagaatgtgctccactttggaagttaagtagtcaaagaatttcttatagtcagaggagttaggagagaggtatacagcacagataaatttagtatgagaatgattctgtagtcgtagccagatggtggaaaactcggaagattcaagagcgtgggcacgagagcaggttaagtcattgcgcacataaacgcagcatccagctttggataaaaaatgaggatagagaaagtaggagggaacagaaaaggggctactgtcagttgcctcagacacctgagtttcagtgaggaaaagaagatgaggtttagaagaggagaggtggtgttctacagattgaaaattcgatcttagaccgcgaatgttgcagaagttaatgaagaaaaagttgagggggtgtcaagacacttagggtcgtcgacggaaaggcagtccgacctggggacatttatggtcccctcctcagatggggaggggaccataaattgcataaactacaactactactaatattaaaatgactagtaataataataatagtattgttacttctattacttctactattactactactactactattgctactactactactactactactactactactactactactaataaaaattattataataacaacaCGTACACACGCGCGCaagtacacacgcacacacacacacacacacacacacacacacacacacacacacacacacacacacacacacacacacacacacacacacacacacactagcacacacacacacaaacatacagacacacatactagcacacacacacacacacacacacacacacacacacacacacacacacacacacacacacacacacacacacacacacacacacacacacacacacacacacacacacacacacacacacacacacactcacacacacacacacacacacacacacacacacacacacacacacacacacacacacacatctggagCTTGTGTTTACCTGTTTAAGGCGTGCAGCACGATGTCTGAGGCAGGTAGGTTGCCGGGGTGCATGTAATGGTGACACAACCTCAACAAACTGCATTGATGATCAATCAAGGCACGAACATTCTCCACATTCACGTTTTTGTTCTCCAGGTCTAAGACCACTTTTGTTGTGGGAATATGGGGGAGTAGTGCAGCAGCGCTGGCCAACGTATTGTCTCTTATCTTTACTTTGCCAACAGGAGGGTTTTCTGTGAGATGACGAGCGATGGCCTGCAGGAAGCTTTCATTATAATCCGTGTCTTCCACTAGTGACAACCAGTCTTCCCAGTTTACGCCGGTCTCCGCCAGCATGTCCATTACTTCCTTTATGGTCCCGGGACGTTTTGGAAAGTCTGGTGTGGCCAACAGGCCCGCCACGTGCCAGAAAAGGTTACGCAAACCCCGAAGATTTAAAGGATGTGTCTGTGGCTGAACGGCACCCTGAAGGAGGCTCCTAATGGCTCCTGGTTCTTGAAGGGACCTATTCTGAAGGTGCTCTATGATATGTCGAGCAGCAAAGTGCTCCAACAGCCCTTTGTGGGGCATGGCGTAGTTTTCTTGGCGTACTCTGTTGATGATAGACACCTGCAGAGTGAAGAAGGCTCCCAGGACTTGTTGAGCAGGCAGGTCCTCTCTCTCGCAGCAATCCGTCAGCCGCTCGGTTTCCTCCTCTGAGAGATTCAGTCTGTTCTGCAACAGACCTTGTAACGCCATTTGGTACATCACTTTCGCCACTCTTTTTATCCTCGTCTTGAGGGTCTGTGGCCTCTTCTTCCCCCATGTGGGGTTTACAAATATTCTGTTGCGCAGCTTTTCTATGCACCATATGTGGATGTGGGTGTACAAGCTGGACTGcgtaatgttttctttaatgCAATCAGGATTGTCTTCAAATAATGTAACTAGAAATAGTAGGTTAAGAGGAAGCTCAAACAAGGTCATATcgccttgttttcttatgaacTCCCTCAACCTATCCTGGTTTATGGAGGTGGAGTACTGGATTGCAAATTCCATCCTCCTTTGGACAGGAATTCCCTCGATAGATATCTGCGATTGCTTATAGTCCTGTCGTGTGCAGGCCAAGAACTGATCCACTCGCTCTGGTCGTGAAGTGGCAAGAATAGAAAAACTTTTGTTATATTTAGTTATATTCAGAATATTAGTGATGAGATTTTCAGATGTGCTGTTAAGCTCATCCAGACCATCGATGAGGAAGAGCATTTTACAGTACTTAAAATAGCTTACGAGAGATTTGTTAAACACTGGCAGACTAGACAGGCTAGACGGGAGGACCAGGCCCAGGAATGTCTCCAGATCTTCGGCATCTGTGTCCCGGCACAGTATTCTGAGTACAATGTCGTACTCCTCCAGGTGAGTGACGCGGCGGTCACAGTCTTCTTTGAGCCACTCTGACAGGATGAAAGTGAGCAGGGTGGTTTTACCACTACCAGCAATACCGCTCACCAAAGCAAAGTGTGACTTTTGATCCTGGACAGGCTGCGAGGGCTGCGACTCTTCTGTTAGAACTTTTAAAAGTTCTAACGAGTCTAATTCAAGTGATGTGGGTTGCTGTTTAAGGACAAGTTTTGAAAATACAGTCTGGATGTGGACCCGTTCTTGGGATCCACTGAGGAAGGAGAGTGGGTCAAAATATTCAAACTGTTTGTAAATATCTCTCAGGTGACTCACTGACATTTCCTTAAACAAATGGAGGCGTTTATCAAAATTCATCTCTAAGATAACTTTGTCATCAAAGGCTTGacatatattttgtatttgcCTTGTTATGTTGTCAATAGTATTTGTGGTCTCACCGTCAGAGACTCTGTACTTGACCTTGACAGCCTGAAGGGCTCTGATGAAGAGGTTCTTGAGCTCCTCAACTTTGTCCAGGAACTGCTGTTCATCTCTCATCTGAGGCTTTTGATGTACGCATTTGTTTCTCTCGTCTTTTATTTTAGTGATCAGGCCCTCCATCACTGTACCATCTTGCCAGCGGGCATCATTGAGTCCTGCAACATTTTCACAGGCCAGCCTTATGCTTTTGTACAGTAGTGTTATGTCAAAGCTCTGGCACGAGGGATCATTGGCCATCTGATTTCTCTCAGAGGAAGTACGAGTAAacaccttcttcctctgctcGCCGTTGAGCGTGCGGTAGTTGGCCGTCGAAGTGCCTGGGAGGTTGATCAGGTGGTTCATGAGGCTGACGGAGGCGTCCTTGTTTGTACCGCATTTCAGAGCATGAAAGAGCACGGCTGCTCCTTGATCCATCAAAATGCACAACAGCTTGAGATGTGAATAATCCACTGCCGCGGTCATGGCAATGCTTCTTCACCACGGCTCCTCACGTTCACTTGTCTGTAATGAAGTGGTTGGAACTCTGAGTTGCATtgtgataaaatatatatatatatatatatatatatatatatatatatatatatatatatatatatatatatatatatatatatatatatatatatatatatatatatatatatattctatatatTGTACGATCCTGACCTgaatattttgtcttttatattgtttttcatttttccacttttgatatatgtaacgttttaataaaaaaaaaaaaatacccttatGTAATGAAGTCTTCCGTCATGAAATTTCAGGGGTTCACCAGCCACAAGACATGTATAAtaagtttttccttttttttttttctgacggtTTTCTTGCAGCGTACAACATTCGAGAGCAAGAAGTTTTAGCCCTAATAATTTTCTCAgatttatatacgaaaaaaaaaaaaaaaaaaaaaaaaaaaaaaatatatatatatatatatatatatatatatatatatatatatatatatatatatatatatatatatatatatatatatatatatatatatatatatataactgaagacagttagaagagaggattTGATAAGACATAATTTTTTTGACTCCAACCTGCCTAAAAGGGAAGAATACCTGTTTGAATGTATCTCTTGTAAAAGAAGAAATCCAAGGGGTGATCTAATTACAACATATTGttttaaaaagaagaagaaaaaggagaaaatgcatGTAGATGATCTGTTCAAAACggacaagaaaaatgagagagatcACAAAAATAAGATTAAGAGAATCACTTTTTAAGAGAGACAACAGGAAATTCCTCTTTCCACAAAGAGCAGCAGGAGACTGGAATAGCCTGGATGTATAATTGGTCCACACAGCCAAgctggagagagacagagggtggTTGGGGGAGACAGAGAGCATCCAGAGAGACCTTGCCTCTACCTGGACCTTAATAGTTTGATGAGATGCAGCCTTTTGCCTTTTCACTACCCAGGCTTATACCATGCCAGAGTTTTCTCTTTAGTACAGACACTGGGACTTaacacaatacaatacaaatataaatacacTCACACTCTTACCGTTATTCTGGCCAGCCTGGAGAACctggaaagataaggaaaaactATGAAAGATCTTGCACTACAGAAATTAATATATGCATCAagtaaaagcaataataaataatatataaatgttgCAAGGTCACTGAGTACCAGAAATATTTCGAaaccataaagaaaatattagaggAATGTTGCTGACGTTCGTCATCGTTCGGCTGTAGCTAGTTCtcacttcctttttcatctgttattgttaaaaaaagttatttatctattattacccTTGTAACGATTTAAGTTTCACAAATATCTCAGGTATTCAGTCTGCTGTTGTTATTGACAGTAAGAACTGTGTACATGTTAAAGCTCCTGCATCTACCTTTCTTCAGATCTTGAATGTGCACAGACACCGCTGGCCGGCAGTGAGTAGCGTCAAGTGTAAtagtaacaacatcaacatttATGACAGTTTAAACAGCACTGGACTAAAAGCCTTTGATAAATTTAGTTGCCAGTTGCTGCCTCGTTTAACTGTGAGACGTTTCCAATGAGAGTAGAATAAGCAAACATTACACAACAGAGAGGATCTTCTGAGTGTGGCTTGCTTGCTGTTGCTTGTGCCACAAGCTTCTGTTTGCATCTGTCTCCTCAGaatcaaaattttgttcaagaTAAAATGAAGAGCCACTTCGTAAAATGTTTTTTTGGAAGGTGTGATGGAATCATGTGCTGTGGCGTCACTTCCCTTAGTGCCCAGGCGTAGCAGTTTTTATTGAATAAGTTTTTGTTGTAAGTGTAGATGACCAGAGTTTGAAGGCAACAGTTCAGTAATGTGTATTTTGTGAAATAATATCTATCATTGCTTGTATGGTAAGGATGTTATTGCTGACCTTTTTGTGTGTGCTAGACGTAGGTGTGATATTTAGTAAGTTTCCCTTGTTAACATGATGCAGCACTgcattagtagtgatgttagtaaatttgcggatgacacaaagataggtagattaattaggtcagaatcggatgccatcgccttgcaggcagacttagatagaatgaatgaatggacggatagatggcaaatgcaatttaatatcaataaatgcaaagtgcttatcgtaggtagaggaaacccacacactAGGTACACagtaaacaaccaaactctggtaggtacagggtacgagaaagatttaggagttatagttagctctgaactccgtctagggaaacaatgcatagaagccagaaacaaggcaaatagggtactaggattcatttttaggagtgttaaaagtagaaggccggaagtaatattaaagttatacttggcgctggtcagacctcatctagactacgctgtgcagttctggtccccacattacaggaaagatataggtctattagaatcagtacagaggagaatgactaaaaggatacaggggataaggagtattccttacgaggcgaggttgaagctgttaaatttacattctctagagagacgtaggttaagaggggacctgatagaagtctttaagtggtataagggttataacaagggagatgtaagcaaaattcttaggatcagcaaccagggtagaacaagaaataacgggttcaagcttgacaaatttaggtttaggaaggagataggaaaaaaattggttctcaaatagagtggtagataagtGGAACGGGCTCAGTggtcatgtagttagtgctaagacactagcgagctttaagagaagattggacaagtttatggatggggataacaaatggaaatagataggtgtgtttcatacagggactgccacgtgtaagcctggtcgcttcttgcagcttcccttatttcttatgttcttatgttcttatgttctctaaggctgaactcttcgctcagcaGACTTTTGCTCAAAACTgatttagggcttgttccttcctctcctccacttaaTGTTTTAAAATAAATGGTGAAAAATTATTGTTAGGCGAAGCAAAACATTTTATATTCAGTCAGATCATTAACATACTGTGCTTCCTGCCATCCAATCTTCATACCTCAATACTTCATACTTCATACTCCATAAATAAATGGTCTTTGTTTTCAAGAACAAATTAGACAAACACCTAGACTCTCGTCCACATGTAAAGTGTTATTCCTGCTCAAAATAGATGAATCTCGTCACTGTTGTCAATAGCCGTAGTTGTAGCAGAAATGGTAGCGCTAGTAACAAGTGAATAACAGGAAGGTTGCACGTGGCAGAA harbors:
- the LOC135095139 gene encoding uncharacterized protein LOC135095139 isoform X2, whose amino-acid sequence is MTAAVDYSHLKLLCILMDQGAAVLFHALKCGTNKDASVSLMNHLINLPGTSTANYRTLNGEQRKKVFTRTSSERNQMANDPSCQSFDITLLYKSIRLACENVAGLNDARWQDGTVMEGLITKIKDERNKCVHQKPQMRDEQQFLDKVEELKNLFIRALQAVKVKYRVSDGETTNTIDNITRQIQNICQAFDDKVILEMNFDKRLHLFKEMSVSHLRDIYKQFEYFDPLSFLSGSQERVHIQTVFSKLVLKQQPTSLELDSLELLKVLTEESQPSQPVQDQKSHFALVSGIAGSGKTTLLTFILSEWLKEDCDRRVTHLEEYDIVLRILCRDTDAEDLETFLGLVLPSSLSSLPVFNKSLVSYFKYCKMLFLIDGLDELNSTSENLITNILNITKYNKSFSILATSRPERVDQFLACTRQDYKQSQISIEGIPVQRRMEFAIQYSTSINQDRLREFIRKQGDMTLFELPLNLLFLVTLFEDNPDCIKENITQSSLYTHIHIWCIEKLRNRIFVNPTWGKKRPQTLKTRIKRVAKVMYQMALQGLLQNRLNLSEEETERLTDCCEREDLPAQQVLGAFFTLQVSIINRVRQENYAMPHKGLLEHFAARHIIEHLQNRSLQEPGAIRSLLQGAVQPQTHPLNLRGLRNLFWHVAGLLATPDFPKRPGTIKEVMDMLAETGVNWEDWLSLVEDTDYNESFLQAIARHLTENPPVGKVKIRDNTLASAAALLPHIPTTKVVLDLENKNVNVENVRALIDHQCSLLRLCHHYMHPGNLPASDIVLHALNRTSLKHFMGHLSADWVALLSESLEVLHLTVSSDEHAASLLTALTRATSSLPYLHWLCIHVPMTMVTSTAVPSPLPDISSVSLVLSGVEQSLMEEACQVAVALQPTRGMKAAEWRRLIHLLAAAQITVTGRLLTGVWIPDETITEEERRELGHLTDTLLGCDVWRAPDMMCFLAYIPDMFDAVV
- the LOC135095139 gene encoding uncharacterized protein LOC135095139 isoform X1, with the translated sequence MTAAVDYSHLKLLCILMDQGAAVLFHALKCGTNKDASVSLMNHLINLPGTSTANYRTLNGEQRKKVFTRTSSERNQMANDPSCQSFDITLLYKSIRLACENVAGLNDARWQDGTVMEGLITKIKDERNKCVHQKPQMRDEQQFLDKVEELKNLFIRALQAVKVKYRVSDGETTNTIDNITRQIQNICQAFDDKVILEMNFDKRLHLFKEMSVSHLRDIYKQFEYFDPLSFLSGSQERVHIQTVFSKLVLKQQPTSLELDSLELLKVLTEESQPSQPVQDQKSHFALVSGIAGSGKTTLLTFILSEWLKEDCDRRVTHLEEYDIVLRILCRDTDAEDLETFLGLVLPSSLSSLPVFNKSLVSYFKYCKMLFLIDGLDELNSTSENLITNILNITKYNKSFSILATSRPERVDQFLACTRQDYKQSQISIEGIPVQRRMEFAIQYSTSINQDRLREFIRKQGDMTLFELPLNLLFLVTLFEDNPDCIKENITQSSLYTHIHIWCIEKLRNRIFVNPTWGKKRPQTLKTRIKRVAKVMYQMALQGLLQNRLNLSEEETERLTDCCEREDLPAQQVLGAFFTLQVSIINRVRQENYAMPHKGLLEHFAARHIIEHLQNRSLQEPGAIRSLLQGAVQPQTHPLNLRGLRNLFWHVAGLLATPDFPKRPGTIKEVMDMLAETGVNWEDWLSLVEDTDYNESFLQAIARHLTENPPVGKVKIRDNTLASAAALLPHIPTTKVVLDLENKNVNVENVRALIDHQCSLLRLCHHYMHPGNLPASDIVLHALNRTSLKHFMGHLSADWVALLSESLEVLHLTVSSDEHAASLLTALTRATSSLPYLHWLCIHVPMTMVTSTAVPSPLPDISSVSLVLSGVEQSLMEEACQVAVALQPTRGYNSIMFPRGRMKAAEWRRLIHLLAAAQITVTGRLLTGVWIPDETITEEERRELGHLTDTLLGCDVWRAPDMMCFLAYIPDMFDAVV